Part of the Flavobacterium sp. KS-LB2 genome is shown below.
ACCAGCGCGGTCACTTGCTTCTAAAAGTAGCACTTTTCGTCCCTGACTTTGTAAGTGAATGGCAGCAGACAATCCAGCTAAACCAGCTCCAACAATAATTACATCTTGTTTCATGATTTTAATACTATTTGCTACAAAAATAAACCAAATTGAGTTTTTATGAGGTTTAAATAAAGAACAATTTGAAGTAAAACTTTAGTGTTTGAAAATATACACTTTCAGTATATTTGGCTTTAACTTAAAAAAATATACCGCAGATTCGCAAATTTTAAAATAATATAAATAGAATAATTTGCTAATTTGTGGTAAAGAAAGCGTTCTAACTTTACAGATTATTAATTTGCTTAATCAGACATCTCCTATCGATATGATTTTGAGCAAAGGAATCGATATTTTCTACAAGATAAGTTGCATCAATAAATCGGTTTGTTTGTCATTCCCCATTATAAAATCATGTTTATCAAAAACCACAAATCCATTTTTAGTGTAAAAATGAAGCGCTCGGTGATTTTCTTCCCAGACTCCAAGCCAAATGAAATCAACACCTGTGTCCTTTGCAATTTTTTTTACTTGATCAAGTAATAATTGACCTATATTTTTTCCATGAAAATTTTGCAAAACATAAATCCGTTGCAGTTCCAAAGCATTCTCACTTATGGTCTCGGTTTGAGCATCACTAAAGTTTATTTTTAAATACCCAACAACTTCTGCTTCTAAATAGGCTATGTAAAATTCAGAGTTCGCATTGTTCAATTCACCCGTTAATTGTTCAGTATTGAAACTTTCTTCTAGATAATTCGCAATGTTTTCGGGCGTATTTACTGAAGCAAAAGTCTCTTTGAAAGTTTGAATACTAATTTTTTGTATTTCTTCTAAATGGGATATCGTGACTTTTTTAATTTCAATTGGGTTCATAATTACAGTTAGATTGTTTTGTTTATTGGTATCAAATATAGTTTAAAACTATACATTTTTAGTACATTTCACTGTACCCACTATATTCTTTTACCGCAGATTCGCAAATTATTTATTAAACTTGGATGTGTTTAATTTGCGAATCTGTGCTAATTTTTTTTATTCTCTTTTAAACTGTCTAGACTCAAAAATAATTAAATTGGGGTACAATTTTCATTTTCTATGGCACTATTAAACAAATCAATTTAAAGATTCTTGATTTCTTGATTTCAATTACTACTTTTGAAAGAATTAATAAAAACCGCTAACCAGCGTATCGTCTATGAAAATTGTAATATCGCCAGCCAAGTCGTTGAATTTTGACAAAGAGTTACCCACTCAATTGCATACGGAACCTTTATTTTTGAAAGAATCCCGACAAGTTCATAAAGTTTTAAAAGAAAAAAAGCCTGCTGATTTATCGGATTTAATGAGTATTTCGGATAAACTGGCTGATTTGAACTGGAAACGAAACCAAGATTGGAAAACACCTTTTACAATTTCAAATGCACGTCCAGCAATTTATACTTTTGATGGTGATGTGTACATTGGGTTAGATGCTTATTCTATTCCAGAAGAAAAAATCCCCGTTTTACAAGATCGTTTAAGGATTCTTTCTGGCTTGTACGGATTATTGAAACCATTGGATTTAATCCAAGCGTACCGACTGGAAATGGGAACTAAATTACCAATTGGCGAAAGCAAAAACTTATATGAATTTTGGAAACCAACCGTTACAAAAGAACTCAATAAAGAACTTAAAAAAGGCGAGTTGTTTGTGAATTTGGCTAGTACTGAATATTTTTCGGCAATTGATGTCAAATCTTTAAAAGTTCCTGTAATCACACCGGAATTTAAAGATTATAAAAATGGGAAATTAAAGATCATCAGTTTTTTTGCCAAAAAAGCAAGAGGAATGATGGTGCGTTATATTATAGATACGAATGCGGAAACCATTGAAGATTTAAAAGGGTTCAATTACGATGGCTATCAATTTGATGCGACTCTATCAAAGGGCAATCATTTGGTTTTTACCCGTTAAAATTTTTTAAAAGAACATAAAAAACGCCGTTTTCATTGTGACAACGGCGTTTTTTATGTTTGTATTTTAATGCATCGCATCTGCAGGATTTATTTTGTTTTTTCCTTTTTTGATTAAAAGAATGAAAGGAATACAAAATAAAAACAAAGCGCCTAAGTATAAAAAAATGTCGATATACGATAATACGGAGCTTTGTACCATTACTTTATATTCAATCGCTTTATAGGCTTTTGCCAAAGCTTCATTTTCAGTATAGCCTTTGGACATGAATCCCATTTTGAGTTGTTGCACCGTTTTTTGTACTTCAAAAGAAGTGGTGTTAAGATGCGAAATAAGATTGACACGGTGTTCTTGATTGAATCGTGCAATAAAAGTGGTAATAATAGCAATACCAAAAGAACCTCCTAATTGGCGCATCATTCCCGTAAAAGCAGCTCCTTCGCCAATACTTTTTCCTTTTAAAGTGGATAGAGAAAGAGTAGAAATAGGAACAAATAATAATCCCAATCCAATTCCTCTTAATATCAATGGCCAGTATAAATGTTCTTCGCCAGAATCAGGGGTAATTACTTGTTGCATCCAATACGTAAAAAAGAAAAACAATAAAAATCCGGCAGCCACCATATACGCTTGCGGTACACCACGTTGAATCATTTTACCAATGAAGGGCATCATAAGTCCGGTAGTAATAGAACTTGGAATCAACAGCAAACCCGCATCCAAAGCACTCCAACCTAACACTGATTGTGTGTAAATAGGTATAATAAATGTAGAACCATACAATCCGAAACCTAGTATAAAACACATGATGGTTCCTATTCTTAAGTTAGTATCTTTTAAAACTCTTAAATTTACGATAGGATGTTTATAGGTAAGTTCTCTCCAAATGAATAACAGTAATCCAAAAACTGAAATGACACTTAAGATTACAATTGTGCTATTGTTGAACCAATCGTCTTGTTGACCATGTTCTAAAATATATTGTAGAGATCCAATAAATGCGGTTAAAAGAAAGATTCCCCACCAATCGACTTGGCTGGCCTTTAGTTTGTCTCCATATTTAGGACTTTTTACAAAAGAGAGTGTTAGTAAAGTAGCGATAATCCCAATAGGAATGTTGATGTAGAAGATATAAGGCCATGAAAAATGATCTACAATATAACCTCCCAAAGGCGGTCCAAGTGTTGGTCCTACAATAACTCCCATTCCGTAAATAGCTTGCGCCATTCCCCTTTTGGCAACTGGATAACTTTCGGTAATTATGGTTTGTGCAGTTACTAATAAAGCGCCACCGCCTAATCCTTGAATAAACCTAAAAGCAACTAATTCCCAAATATTATTGGCATTGCCACACAAAAAGGAAGCGACGGTAAAAATAATAATAGAAACCGCAAAATAATTCCGACGTCCAAATTGTTGTGACAACCAGCTCGTCATAGGAATCACAATCACATTTGCAATAGCATAAGCCGTAATTACCCATGCCACATCAGTAAGAGAAGCACCTAGGCTGCCTCGCATATTGTTTAAAGCTACATTTACAATTGTAGTATCTACAATTTCAAGCATAGCACAAAGAACGGCTGTAATGGTAATTATGACTCTCCTAAAGCCATATTCTACTAAATCATCTTCTCCTGTTTGTACCATTTTATACTAAAGTGTAAACTATCATTTTCTTAAAAGTATTGCCGTTTTTGCCATTTTGGAAATCACCAAAAGGGTGAATTTATTTTAAATGTACATCTACATCCACATTCATTCCCGGGCGGAGTAATTTTATTTTTTCAGGATCATTAGAGGTGTTCAAACTTATTTTAACGGGCAATCTTTGGATTGTTTTCACAAAGTTTCCTGTAGCATTATCAGGAGGAAGTAATGAAAAACGAGATCCAGTAGCAGGTGAAAACGAAGTGATAGCGCCTTCAAAATTATATCCAGGATAGGCATCTACTTTTACGGTAACTTTTTGACCAATAACCATTTTGTTCAACTGTGTCTCTTTGAAATTGGCAATTACCCAAGCTTCTTTGTTATTGATAATGTAAAATAATGATTGTCCCGGTTGCACTAGTTGTCCTGGTTGGATGTCAATTTTTGAAACCTGACCGTCAATTGCAGCAGTGATGGCAGTGTAGGTTAAATTCAATTTTGCCGCATCAAGTAATGCTTTGGCTCTTTTGATATTAGCAGCCGCAACTTCGGTTTGTTTGTCTGAAACTTTAGATTTTGCTATGATAACTGATTTTTGAAAAGCAGTTGCTCTTTGTTGCTGTTGCAAAACGCGTACTTGGCTTTCTGCTTCCAGTTTGGCAGCCAAGGCTTGCTCATATTGTTGTTTTGTAATCGAATGGCTTTTGTACAAATTGTTATACCTGTTGTAATCACTTGTTACACGGCCCAATCTAATTTTTGCTGATTCGATATTTCCACCTGCTGATTGCACATTAGCATCAGATACGGAAATATTTGCTAAAGCACTTCCAATATCAGCTTTAGAAACTTCAAAACTACCTTCAGCGCCAATCATTGCCGCATTTGCTTCTTCAATTTTTAGTTGGTAATCTCTTTTGTCAATGGTAAAAAGCGTGTCGCCTTTCTTTACAAAATCATTGTCTTTGATATACACTTTATCCACATATCCAGAAACTCTTGGGATAATAGGATTCATGTTTTTCTCAATTTGTGCATCGTCTGTTTCTTCGTGAGCTAAGGAATGCATGTATTTATAAGTTCCGTACGTTCCACCTAAAACTACCAAAGCTACTAGGATAATGATAAATTTTTTATTTGTTTTTTTCTTTTCCATGGTAGGTATGATTAGTTTTTTGAAATAGTGAAGGTTTGTGATAATTGCCCCGTTACCGATAGTAACTCGTAATATTTTTGAATGGTATTGGCTCTGGCCAATGCATTATTGATTTTTGAACTGAGTTGCTCAACATCAGCTTCCAGAAGATCATTGGTGTCTGAAAGTCCATTGTCATATTTATCCTTTATAATGCGATAATTCTCCGAAGATTGTTCTACCGCTTGACCATAAACGACGTTTTGTTTCAATGCTAAGTCATAATCTTCAATTGCTTTTTGAACCTGGACTTTGATATAATCCGTTAGTATTGCTTCAGCATTTTGTGTTTCCTGAAATTTATTTTCAGCCAGCTTTACTAAAGTTCCATTTTTAAGAATAGCGCTTAAGTCATAAGATATTCCAACTCCAATATTCATTGCATTTTGCACAGCAATCACATTGCTTAAGTCTAATGTTGTATATCCGCCAATGATTGCAATTGCTGGATAGTATGAACCTCTTGCTATTTTGATATTAGCTTCGCTTGCTTTTTCTTGGAATCTAATGGCTTGTAGATCTTTACGATTCTCTAATGCCGGTAATTCACTTGTTGGGATATTTGTCATTTGAAAATCAGCAAAATCACTTTCACGAATCTCCAACTTGGTATCTGGATTTAATTTTAAAAGCGTAACCAAATAAAAGTTGATAATTTTCAAGTTATTATTTGTTTCGTCTAATGAAAGTTGAATTTTTGAGACTTGTAATTGTGATTTTAAAAGGTCGTTTTTAGGAATAATTCCGTTTTTTTCGAGCTCAATAAAATCATTTACTCGTTGTTGTGCACTTTTTTGATTTTCCTTAAGCAGTTCAATAGTTTTTTGAGCTTTGTATAAACCCGCATAATATTCAATGACGCGTAACGCAATTTCTTCTTTGGTTTGTGATGCTGTTGCCATTTCAGCTTCATAAAGATTTTCGTAAGCTTTGATGCTGTTTTGGATTTTGAAACCAGAGAATACAGGAACGCTAGCATTCAGCTGTCCAATCATCAATTGATTGACTATAGGAAGTGGTTCTTGTGTGCCAGAATTGCTTTGATTTATTTTGAAATCTACGGAGGCATTTGCCAATCTTTGGTACTGACCTGAAAGTTTCAAATCAGGATATTGATTGTTCTTTGTAGATTGTAGCTCGTACTTTTTAGTTTTCACTTTGGTGTTGGCCAAGGTAACTTCATTACTTTTGGTCCAAGCCAAATTAATGGCTTCATTCAATGTTAAACTTGTTTTTTCTTGTGCCGTTACGGATGAAATTCCAATAAGGAAAATTCCAAAGAGCATAAATGGACTAACTTTCATATATTAGAAGTGCTTTTATAGTTTGTTGAATGTGCTTTGTCAAATTGGTTTTGATGTAATTGTTATATAAATCCTCGGTTTTAAGATTTAATAAATTTTCGAAGAAAGGCTTGTTCATATGAAAATGAAAAAAAGTTCCCAAAATCGTAGGAGTGATCAGCGGAATAATAACATCTTTTCTAAAAATGCCTTTTTTCTGTCCTTCCTCAATAATGGATTCAAGGGATTTTAAATTTCCTTTTTTTAATTCGGAAAAAGCCTGAAGATTTTGTTCTCTTTTTTTAGAAGTAAATTCGAAGTGTAAAATTCTATAAATTCCTCTGTTGCTATTGATTCTATTGATGTAGAGTTCAATCAGTTTATTGATTTTGTCAATAGGTTCTAAATCTTCTTGCAATAAATTTTCCAATTGATTTTTAAGATCCGAAGTTCTGTAAACAATAAGCGATTCCAGTAAACGTTCTTTGGAGCCAAAGTAATACGAAACCATGGCAATATTTATTTTTGCTACTTTTGCAATGTTTCTAATAGAAGTACCATCAAATCCTTTCTCAGCAAAAAGTGTTTCTGCTACTTCGAGAATTTGAATTTGTTTGTCGTTAAAATTACTCTTCAATGGAATTTAATTTTTTTCAAAAACAAAACTAAACAAGTGTTTAATTTAAACAACCGTTTAGTTTTTGTTTAACATAATTTTAACATTTTAAATTAAACCAAAATAAAGTTTATAACAACACAAATCTTCTTCTGAAATTGTGAATATCTATTTTTGGAATACTGCTTTTTTTTAATCCGAAAATCTATCTTTGAAATCCTTAAAAAAAAAGAAATGAGCACAATTTGGTACGAATGCAAAGTAAAATATAGAAAAACGGATGAAACTGGCGCACAAAAGATTACGACAGAACCGTACTTGGTAGACGCGTTATCGTATACTGAGGCAGAAAGCAGAATTACCGAAGAGATGTCGGCGTATATTAGTGAAGAATTTAAAATCACGAATATAAAAATGGCAAATTATGCTGAGATTCATCCTTTTGAAAATGCAGACCGTTGGTTTAGATCCAAAGTTTCCTTATTGGCGTATGATGAAGAAAGCGGTAAAGAACGCAAGACCAATATGTATTTATTAGTGCAGGCTAATGATGTAAAAGAAGCTTATGATAACACCACTAGTGTAATGAAAGGTACGATGGGCGACTATACTATTCCTGCCATTTCAGAATCTCCTATTATGGATGTTTTTCCTTATTTCAGTGGGGAAGAAGGTGAACTGGAACAATTAGAACGGTTCAATGCGCTCAAAGGTTCTAAATCGGAAGCAACAGTAGAAATGGTAGACCACATGGAATTTGAAACGGTTCCTGAAGAAGAAGCTATTGTTTAAGATTGTTTAAAAAAAATCACCGCAAATTCGCAAAGTATCGAAACAATTGTTGGCTGTTTTTATTTGCGAATTTGCGGTTTTTTAATGGTAATACAGAGTTTTTGTAATTTTAATCAGTCTTGTTTAGCTAATACTTTCTCGTAAGCTTTTCTAGGACTTCCTCTAAAATAAACTTCCCCACAATAGGTATAACCTAAAGTTTCAAAAATTTTCATCATAGGTAAGTTGTCAAAATTGGTATCTGCTTTTATGCTGTAGATGTTGTTGCTTACCGCAAATTCTTCTATATATTTGAGAATCAGTTTAGCCAAGCCTTTACCCAAATAGTTTTCAGCAATAGCAACGCGGTGCAGTACTACGAAATTACCATTCGTTAACCAGTTTCCTTCAATTGTAGCATAAGCAGGTTCGTCATTGATAAGTACCGCACTATAACCGATGATAGTTTCTCCGTCTGCCAAAACAAATCCTGCTCCTTTTTCAATATCTTTCTGAATAACTTCCGGATTAGGATAACCATCTTGCCATTGATTACTGCCATCTTCTTTTCGGCGTTGAATCGCTTGTTGTAAAATTTCCCAAATCGGAGCTATTTCAGATAGTTCCGCTTTTCTAAAGTGATAATTCATTATTGTAATTTGTGTTTTTAGTAAATGATGCTGTGCTAAAAGTACAAAACAACTTTATACTTTGTATGATCTGAATTGTAGCATGCATTTGTTTTTTAGAAGAATAGGTTGCGAAGCGGGCAGTGCTTTATTTTGATTTTTTAGATTTCTTAATGCTCAACGCTTTCTGTTTTATCCATTGAATTGAAATGTCAAAAGGTGTTGTGTCACTGTCGGATACTGTATTGTGTCCTAATGTTGAAAATAAACTATATTCAAAAGGTTTGCCTTGTCCTTTTAATGTATTTAATTGCTCGATACATAACTTCACTGGAATCTGAATATCCTTCTCTCCAAAAAGCCAAAGTCCAGGAATGGAAATTGTATTCAAAGAAATTTTTGGATCAGTCGCCACGAATTGGTACTTGTCTGGGTCATTTTTTGTGTGTTCAAAGGCATCTGCATCGGTATGATTTTCCCAAAAATTAGTATTTCCGTTTGTGTAAAACTGAAATCGAAGTTGTTCTAAAGTTGTTATCGTAGGACAACTAAATAAAACCATAAATTCTATTAGTGGGTTTTTGTTTGCTGTAATTGGAATTATCCATCCCGCTTGACTAAAGCCAACTAACCCAATTGGTATTTTTTTGTTTTTCAAAAAGGTTCGAAATGTTTGTACTGCCTCATTGGTGTCGCTAGCTAATAAATTAAGATTAGTAGTATCAATATTGTTAGTACCAACAGAAGGTCCAACATAAATACCACCAGATTCCCCAACGCCACGTTTGTCATAGGTTAATACAGCAATACCTTCTTTCGCAAGACGTTTTGCGAATTCCATTTCTCTTTTTACGGGGTCAGAACCGTGAACAATTACAACTGCTGCAACTGGATTTTTAGGTTTTACAATTGAACCTGCAAGAGTTATGCCTTGACTGTCAAACGTTACATTTTGAATAGTAAAGTCATTTGATTGAGAAAAGACCATTTTTGGTAAAAGTAGTATTGATAACCAAAAAAATAAGTTAGAAAAAAAGGTATTGTTCATTTTAGTTTAATTTTAGTAAACTTATTTTAGGACAACGATTCCGTAGCGTTGCCTTCAACAAAGTCAGAGACTTTATGGTGTTTTAGTTTCTCAATCAAGTTCTTAAAATTGCGCAAAGTCAGAGACATTTGCGCAGTTAACGAGAAATTTATTTTTAAAAGAACACTTTGCGCAGCGGGTTTTAATACAAATAAATTAACTTAAGAGAAAGAGGTTATTAGACAGTTTGACGTTTCGCAGCTTTGAGGTGGCTGGAAGTTCGTAACCGCTCAATTTTCGGCTTAACGAAAACTTGATGCGAAACGATAATTCCACTAAATTCCAGCTAGCTCAAAATGGCTGTTAGCCTACGTATTTTTCACGATATCCAAGTATCTTCCATTTTTTCGATTATCCACTTTTCGTTGCTTTCCATAATGTAAATTCGGTATCCTCTTCCGCATGTTCCACAATAACTAAAACTGGCTTCTACAACACCACTTTTTTTACTGTTATCAAATTTTATTCTTGAAATTTCAAGAATACCCGAAAATATAAAATTATATTTTTGGTCATATAATAAAACTCTGTCTTGTAATAGTAGAATTTCCGCTTTTGGAAATTCAGCTATATTTTTTATTTTAAATTTTCTATTTAAATCAATATTTGAATATTCAAATTTAAAATCAGTGTAATTAGAATTTAATAATTTTCTATCGCTATTAAGAGTTCCTTCTCCATAACTTAAAGTGTAATTAGAATCTAATAATTTTATATTTCTATTAATTCTTCTTTCTCCATAATTTAATAAGTATGGATCAAAGCCAATTATTATTCTTGAAGTGTCTTTATCAACTCTATTTTGCTCATTTTTCCAATTATGATAATTGATTCTTTCTTTGTCTGTGGCTTTTAAAGTGTCAACTTTTATTATGTTTCCATTACTCCAAGTTTCTATTCCAAATTTCGGTGGAGGAACCATTTTTCTTCTGTCAACACAAATTGAATCTACTATTATGGGAAAGATTTCTGTTAATACATTTTTTTCAAAAGAAGCTTCATCTACGTTCTTTTCATATTTCTTTTCACAACTTGTAAAAAGAATTAAAAATGATAATAAAAATGTTGTTTTTAGCAGTTTTTTCATAATATGTAGGCTAACGTTCCCGCGCTTGGCGAGGTTGCGAGCTACGGAACCGATTATTTTCTGTTAAAGATAAAATTTCTTGCGAAACGTAAACATGAATTTACCACAAAATTCGCAATCTTGCCAAACGCCTGTTAGCCGATGTTTATGATTTTTTCAAAAACTTCAATAGTATCGAGATGTACAAACGGATAGCACTTTGCCGAAATAACACTTAAATTCTTTTGTAATTCACCTTCATTCCTATATTTTTCTAATGCCGGAAATACTGTCTTTAATTTGGACTCCAAATCGTGTCCTTGAAATTCGAGATACCAGATTGGAATCGAAAAATCAATACCATTGAGGAATTTTACAGTTCTTTTAGTACTTTTTAATTCTTCAGACATTGGAAATTTGCTATAGAACTTTTCAAAAAACCATTCAATTGCAATTTCAGCTAAGTTTTTTTCATTCCCCAACTGATATTGATTGTAAGATTCATCTAAACCAATTTCACTGTGAATATTATGAGCTTTCAATTCCATTAATTGCACAACTAAATAAATTGGATCATAAACATAGTTTTCAATACTATATCGAATATTCTCGCCATGAACTTTTATATAATCATTATCCCTATTTGTTTTGTCCCAATCAATTATGCCAAAAAATGATTTATTTTCAGATTTTCTAATTGCTTCAACAGTTTCGATAACTTGAGAACTACTGCCTTTTCCGTACCCGTTAGAAATAAAATACAGTTTGAAAGGATATTGATTATGTTGATATCTTTTGTCAAAAAGTATTTGATAATAAAACCTATCGGTTGGACTTTCTACAAAAATCTGTTTGTGATTTTTATAATCAATATTCAATGTTGGGATGAAACTTGTAAGGATTTTTAAAGCATCATCTTTAGATATTTTTGTTAATGATGTATGTTTACCATTTGAAATTTGATAGATATTGTTTTCATTTAACAAGGCTATAGTTGACGGGCTATGTGTTGTAAAGATTACTTTTATACCAAAATTTGAAACAAATGTATTTTCTAATACATTAATCAAAAGATTTGACATTTCTGGATGTAAATGAGCATCAGGTTCATCTAACAAAATCAGGTCTGGAAAATTTAAATTTTCTCCATAATATTCAGAAGTAAAGAGTTTCAGTATTAAGCCAATAATTACTTTTTCTCCTGAAGATAAATCATTAAATGGAATTTCTTCAGAAGTTGTTTTTTTTAAAAGTTTGAAATCTATCGTAATATCTGTGCTAAACTCTTTTTTTTCTACTCCTTTGAAACAAAAATCTAAGTTATTAGATTCTAAAATACTATTAATAATTTCCCAAGGAGGTATAAATTTCTGAACAAAATCGGCATCAGCTACTGAGTCATTTTCTTCTCCATCTTCTTTTTTAAAAAACCAATTTTTACGATTTATATCTCTTCTTTTTGCATAATTATAGAATATGTATTCTACTTGAGAACTGAATAGTTCGTTTTCATCTATTAAATTTTCATCGATTGGAGAATTGTAAAAATCTAATTCTGTTAGTGTTTCGATAGTCTTTCCAGTTTTTTCACTAAGATGTGTTATGAAATGGAAAAGTTTATCAGTAGTTCCTTTTTTATATATCTTTCGTAAAACGTTGGTCTCGTCTATCTTTCTTAACTCTTTTACGGTTTCTATATTTTGATTCAGCACTTCTGAAATGTTTATTTTCAAAAGTGCCAAATATTCAGGTTCTTTTGATATAATTTGACCAACAATTGAACCTATATTTTTGCCTTGCAAATTTTCATCAATAATGTATTTTAGTAATTTAATGTTATTTTCGGTTAACTTTTTAAATTCATCGAAAAGCTTCTTGACTACTGATTTCCATTCATCATATGAAATATTTCTAAGATTATCTTTTATTATTCCTTCGAATTGAATATTTTGTACTTCAGGTGAAATAGTTAACCTAGTACTAGCGACTTCAGGTACTTTTTTGAATTTATTAAATATTAAATTTAAAAGTTGAGATTTTCCACTTCCGTTTTTACCAGTTATAACTGTTAGTGAATCTAATTCATCACTTTCAAAAGGGTGTAGGGATTTATATTTGTCTAGTAATGTTATTTTCATTTTTTTATTAAGATGATGTTTCTATAAATATTGGTTAACTTGTATATATGCGCTACTCAGTAGCGCTTATCTACCCAATTATGGATGGCTTTACGCTATTCGATAGCGTTTTTGTGATTCTCAAATATATTAAAATTTTCTTACAAATTATCAAATAGACTTTTATTCCATTTTAAAACATAAAAAAAGCGTTTACTCTCTTTTTAAATTGAGAGGAAACGCTAGTTTACTTTTATGATGAAAATAATTTTATCGAATCGCTTTTAAGAACTCTTCAATTTTTCCTGTTCCGTTTTCGGTAAGATGCTGAATGAATGCACTGCCTATAATCGCTCCTTTGGCAAATTGTGTTGCTTGGTTGAAGGTTTCTTTGTTGTTGATTCCAAAACCAATTACTTGAGGATTTTTTAGATTCATGTCTGCAATACGCTTGAAATAGTCTTCCTGAGCGCTTCCAAAACCAGTTTGCGATCCAGTAACACTTGCCGAACTTACCATATAAATAAATCCATCAGATACACTGTCAATAAAATGGATGCGCTCGTCAGCAGTTTGTGGTGTAATCAAGAAGATGTTTTTTAATCCGTATTTTTCAAAAGTAGCTTTGTATTCGTCCGCATATACATCCACAGGAAGATCTGGAATAATGAGTCCATCGATACCAATTTCGGCACATTTCTGACAGAAATTCTCAATTCCGTATTGCAACATAGGGTTGAAATAACCCATAATCACTAAAGGAATTGATACTGTTTTTCGAATGTCCTTTAATTGATCAAACAAAACTTGTGTTGTCATTCCGTTATGCAATGCTTGCGTGGAACT
Proteins encoded:
- a CDS encoding alpha/beta hydrolase family protein, with the translated sequence MNNTFFSNLFFWLSILLLPKMVFSQSNDFTIQNVTFDSQGITLAGSIVKPKNPVAAVVIVHGSDPVKREMEFAKRLAKEGIAVLTYDKRGVGESGGIYVGPSVGTNNIDTTNLNLLASDTNEAVQTFRTFLKNKKIPIGLVGFSQAGWIIPITANKNPLIEFMVLFSCPTITTLEQLRFQFYTNGNTNFWENHTDADAFEHTKNDPDKYQFVATDPKISLNTISIPGLWLFGEKDIQIPVKLCIEQLNTLKGQGKPFEYSLFSTLGHNTVSDSDTTPFDISIQWIKQKALSIKKSKKSK
- the trpA gene encoding tryptophan synthase subunit alpha, whose product is MNRINQKLQETKKILSIYFSAGYPSLNDTVQIIQDLEKNGVDMIEIGLPFSDPLADGPTIQESSTQALHNGMTTQVLFDQLKDIRKTVSIPLVIMGYFNPMLQYGIENFCQKCAEIGIDGLIIPDLPVDVYADEYKATFEKYGLKNIFLITPQTADERIHFIDSVSDGFIYMVSSASVTGSQTGFGSAQEDYFKRIADMNLKNPQVIGFGINNKETFNQATQFAKGAIIGSAFIQHLTENGTGKIEEFLKAIR
- a CDS encoding ATP-dependent nuclease, whose translation is MKITLLDKYKSLHPFESDELDSLTVITGKNGSGKSQLLNLIFNKFKKVPEVASTRLTISPEVQNIQFEGIIKDNLRNISYDEWKSVVKKLFDEFKKLTENNIKLLKYIIDENLQGKNIGSIVGQIISKEPEYLALLKINISEVLNQNIETVKELRKIDETNVLRKIYKKGTTDKLFHFITHLSEKTGKTIETLTELDFYNSPIDENLIDENELFSSQVEYIFYNYAKRRDINRKNWFFKKEDGEENDSVADADFVQKFIPPWEIINSILESNNLDFCFKGVEKKEFSTDITIDFKLLKKTTSEEIPFNDLSSGEKVIIGLILKLFTSEYYGENLNFPDLILLDEPDAHLHPEMSNLLINVLENTFVSNFGIKVIFTTHSPSTIALLNENNIYQISNGKHTSLTKISKDDALKILTSFIPTLNIDYKNHKQIFVESPTDRFYYQILFDKRYQHNQYPFKLYFISNGYGKGSSSQVIETVEAIRKSENKSFFGIIDWDKTNRDNDYIKVHGENIRYSIENYVYDPIYLVVQLMELKAHNIHSEIGLDESYNQYQLGNEKNLAEIAIEWFFEKFYSKFPMSEELKSTKRTVKFLNGIDFSIPIWYLEFQGHDLESKLKTVFPALEKYRNEGELQKNLSVISAKCYPFVHLDTIEVFEKIINIG